The genomic DNA AGCCAGAAACACTGCAGTCCGCGATTGGTGCAGACATTCCTCTGCCTCATTGGTGAATACAgggaaatacagagagagatggatgaagCAGTGAggaataatacttttttttcagcTCGTTTCACAGTGCAACAACCCCGCTTACATTTAGGAGTCTGTGATGGAAACAGAACAGATCTAGTGCTTAGGCACGTCCGTACGGGTTCCATGCGGTTCTAAAGCTACTATAGCAAAAGTCTTTGATGGAAACGTGGCTTTAGGCCTTGCTGCCTGTCAGCTGAGCCTGCACAGACCTGCAAACGCACCATCCCAGAGCTGAAAGGGAGGGGTGTGAAATCACCCTCTTGACAGTCGACACACATTTCagtggacacacagacacttctTGGTGCTCACTCTGGGATATGTTGTGCATAAAGACCAATAATACACAGTGTTTATATTTCCAATCCAAACCACTGGAGGATTTTCAAGAGCATGATTATCCTACGTTTTTGCAGCACGATTTTGGCTCACGCTTCAGTTTATTCGAGCCGGTGAAATCGTACCTTTGCACAGTCTAAATATAGCCCTGGTCTTCCTGTTCAGGTGGGGCGTGTGTGATGGCAGGTTGTGTCTGGTGAGGCAGACGGGCAGAGCAAGTCTTTATTGCCTAAGGTCTCCAGGCAGAAATAGCAGAGTCATGTTGCACACACTGTTGTCATTTTAAACCTGGATGTTAAATAGCTTCAGAGCGGCAGGAATCACATAGCAACACTAAGGGCTGGATATcgaattcaatacattttaggcaccgactggattgcctctaaagtatcaaaaaatgcctccAATATCCAATTTCAAAACCTAAGGAGTGAATctcagagtcagtgagccaataagcatgcagcatgcttctaaaACCAAGACctataatgtttgtgattggctgtataATGTTAcatgtcgtagagacacgcaggaaaaactctgttacagagacggggctcacatgttaggagctggaaaataaataaaaagatttgtgccgtaatgtaatttatttttgttttataaaattggtttgtttaggaaccggtatcgaagtcacggtattggtatcggtatccAACATTTTTGACCGATAGCCAGCCTTAACCAACACCTTTCATTCACACTCTCTTGCATACTTCACTTcttctcctttttaaaaaaacaaactcctcTCGCTGTGGAGCAGCAGGGTCCCTCTCACCCCGTCTATTTGATTTACTTATTAAGTGGCGTTTGACGCCTGCTAGGCTTTCCATCATGCTGCTGTGGTGTCATCTGACAGCTCTGGCCCACTTCTGGGGTTCACCAAgcagaagaaaaagaggagtTGTCTGTGATGCTGCTACTCATCAACACGCTgggaatatacagtatagggCAGTGGCAGAACATGGAAATACTGCATGAGAAGTTCAAAAGGCTTATATGGGGTTGTTGTCAGTGCTGGTTTACAGATGCCATACTGTAATGTTAAAGTTTTAGGACATCAACACATTTCCAGAGGCCAGTAAGCGTCTGACTAGCAGAAATATGGTTCATAAATAGTTTTCTTTATATTCAATCTAGGGCTACAACTAATGATTATATTCATTATCGATTTAATTTGCTGATCATTTTCTGGATGAatcgatttattttttttattctatcaAATGTcagctcttaaaatgtttttgttttgcccaaccaacagtccaaaaccccaaaaatcACAGTCTTAATTGGCTTTggatcaactcatttggcaatggcttgaatgtaacggatgttcattaatataaaaaaagttacgcactaaagctttaagtgatGAATTGACTGTCAAAATAGTttcagattcattttctgtttcagcTCGAATACAATCTATCAATTAGTCCAACTTTGATACTTTTCGGCTACTGACTGAAATGTTTTTCGTGTGTCTGAAATATTGAATGTCTGGTCATGTTCAAAGTCCTAATGTTTACTTATTTTTTCATTGGGGTATTTCCTCATGTAAAAACTTTAAGACTGTAGTTTTTGAAAGTTCTTGTACAGCTGCTTGTATTTAGATAAAATTAAACATTGGTGCGTTGATGTTTTGCATTAACAGTTAAAAAGTAGagtttgtagaaaaaaagtagAGCAATGGtattgaaaatattattttggtaTGGGAACGGAAACTTGGGAATCATATTGGGACCCAGCCCTGTTAACGGGTTGAGATGAAATACTAtacaaaattatattttgaatggaTGGGCGTAATGTTGTCTTGTATGTTCTGTATTTATTGAATGCATGTTTCATCATACAGCCACATGACTAATGAAGTAAAGAATCAGCAAACCTCATTTATcaaatttttcatttttctgacTTTACAGTCTTGTGTCCATTTAATAGAGAAAGATCCCATCCCTACATGGATCTACATGCTTCTTGACCACAGTGACCTCCCCACTCTCTTTGCCTCAGTTACACAACAGGAAGTGGTCTCTGAAACACAGCCAACAACAATGCCCACACAAGCTATCTCCATCCTCTGCCTGTTGGCTAAACCCGATCCCCCATTCAGTATTTAGTGTGAAGTCACCCAATGGAAGATGATGTGTGCAGTTTTGTGACAATCaacaggataaaaaaacaaaaatcagggAACAGCTTATGCCTGAAAGCCTGGATCACTTTGTTGATGCTGCTCATGCctctttaaaacacacacagttagtcTTTAACCCTATTCCATTCCTCCTCCAGTGCGAGGATGTCGTCCAGGGAAGATTGTCCAGATGACGGAGGCAGAGGTGCGCGGCCTCTGCATCAAGTCCCGGGAGATCTTCCTCAGTCAGCCAATCCTTCTGGAGCTGGAGGCTCCGCTCAAAATCTGTGGTCAGTAACCTCCCACTTGGCCTTCTAAGGCCTTCTTCCTACAGTTCTCCCAAACTGTAGGATGTCTTTTCGTTAACCTCATGCTCCTCCTTCCTCCACCCATCACTGCCCCCTCTCCATCCTCAAGGCGATATCCACGGACAGTACACAGACCTGCTGAGGCTCTTTGAGTATGGCGGCTTCCCTCCAGAGGCCAACTACCTGTTCCTGGGCGACTACGTGGACAGAGGGAAGCAGTCCCTGGAGACCATCTGCCTGCTGCTGGCGTACAAGATCAAATACCCCGAGAACTTCTTCCTGCTCCGGGGCAACCACGAGTGTGCCTCCATCAACCGCATCTACGGCTTCTACGATGAGTGTGAGTGCTCCCTGCTCTCCTAAAGTGATACAGAAGCCGAGTGTTTCgttttctgtatttttgctATCTTTGCCACGAGGCCTCCTGACTCACTATCTTGTTGGGGTTGCAGGTAAACGCAGATTCAACATCAAGCTGTGGAAGACGTTCACCGACTGCTTCAACTGCCTGCCCATCGCTGCCATAGTGGACGAGAAGATCTTCTGCTGTCACGGAGGTATTCATGTTGACAAACTGGTGATCATTACCCATGTATCGCATTGGTAGTttgcagggtgcgatttgtaaagaaagcagagggggggggaCAGTATCTGGGAGTcaacaggacagtgtacaggacagtgtctgactgtcccgggacactcctcaggacactGCTGGGATgctttttgatcatgcacaacgaaacaaaacatgtaagaattaaatcccccttccaataccatggatatagtgccactcggccaggcatgccaaaacacttttttcaatattcaatggaaaataatctcaaaatgaaatagcacaatgtGGTGtcgtcataaaacacagcgctttcaagcagGAGAGCACAGTTCACTTTGCGGCGAAAAAACAAAATACCTGTgtttttggtgcctaaacttaacacATACGCTCAccttttctggctaaactccactacctcggcccctgaaaggaccgtcatctggcggtgcctgtagccggctcacagtcacctgttggcggctaaacaactgccgctggtagccggcgtcccggagctctgtagcggctaaatacaaaccagcaactgctgctcagattttatcgttctatggcactatagactgttcacgttacagcgctttacttagtttgaaatgtttctattttaggtatataataaaatggtctattggtgaagtagcagtAGGGGGGGGGTACATTTTGCCGCCACCGGGGatacaaataattcagcagaggcagggatatgtagaccagaaagggggaaatctcACGCATCTCCCCCGGAAAATCGCACCCTGGTAGTTTGTACTGGGAGCACCTTATTCAGACATCAGTGTTCGTGTTTTGATATctgtcctcagggctcactGTAGAGCTGTCTGTCAAAACctatttgtcatttttagtGTGTGATGTGGAGTATGACAGATAAAGTTCAGGAACCTCAGGAAAGCTTTCGGTATTTTTGGATGACTAATCTGACATGAAGTAAATGGGTCAAAGCTCATAGGGTTACTGATGTATGTTAACACCTGGCCAGACACAGGTGGGAATTTCTGCAGAGATTTACACGGTGACGGTTTTGTGTCATCGTGTTGCCCACAGGTCTCTCTCCCGACCTGCAGTCTATGGAGCAGATCAGACGCATCATGAGACCCACAGACGTGCCCGACACAGGtaggtcaacacacacacacacacacacacacacacacacacacacacacacttcttaagTACTTCTTCCTCCACTGTGCGactacaataaaaacatttcatttgttgCACTTGGGTTTTTAGTTCATTTAGGTTgacattaaagggtaactaccatgtttttcaacttggaccctattttcccatgtttttgtgtgtaagtgacggatgggaacaacaatctttgaaattggtccagtattaagcgtgaacgctgtaactgGCAGCCACAGACTGGCCTGCTATGTAACCCTAtaggcaaatgtgcatcgtcaatttggtccactgaaagtgcttgttttaccactgacaggctcagattgttattctaagtgtctgacaacattatggaaaggatccctacagatatagacctttttaaaacctctttaagacctttctgtttaaccagaaacagctctgaggtcgctagcactaaacccaccagactccatttaaaaaaacaatacttttagcgtgtatagagccaacatattgtcACATGTAAATAGGTAAACTATGCGTTTTATTTCAaactaaactattttattttgtttctgccgactttgtatgaaatgtattttacgatgctaaaatgactgtttatttacatggagtctggtgggtttggcgaacGTAATTTCAcggatgtttttatattttaaaaaaggatcttactctttaacagagaggtcgacctccttagaaatcctttccataatgttataacaagcacttttgtgaaggtaaatacaagctggacaattgccctattaacttacattggaGCTTGTTTCaccactgccgactgcagcgatctcacttaatactggaccaatgtcaaagattgttgttcccatcagtcacttagacacaaacacataggagaatagggtccaggttgaaaaaaaaaaaaaaacggtagtaaCCCTTTAAGGgttgcaactaacaattattctCGTTACAATAATctagcaattattttttttagggctgtcaatcaattaaatgtaataaatgtaatctaattaattacatactcgtgattaattaatcgaaatgaatcgcatacataattaacggtgcctgaaccgatactttttaagaaagtaaaacaagaaaataaaaaaaagggtactaaacaacagttggtgacattaaagaacggcttgtttattgctaaggccatatggtcaaaatgaaatgatttaataataatgtataacaataacttatttcactagtaaattgctgttgaacgacaaaaacaacaaccagataggaaaaggacatttacaataacttcaaatgcaccacgaggctgtagtttaccagtttcattgaacacaccgtctgtgttttctccgacggcagctgcagattgttacatcccggtgttgaatcctctacagtaaaacacagtcacactttacaccgtttagcgttagctgtcagcattgtaaccgtgtttaatccagctactagctagcggtaggctaacgttagctgctgttgagtatagtgttaactagctagcggtaggctaacgttagctgctgttgagtatagtgttaactagcgtcacatgcagcggtgtttgtgtttcctgtaacgtctgtttcagagcatcagagagaagcgcagacatatcagtgacaccagattttcgtcaatatggaatggattaatctgcgttaatttttttaacgcgttattttttctcagattaattaatcgaaattaacgcgtcattttgacagccctaatttttttgattaaaaattgatgaaaaatgcccatcactcATCATTTTCTAAAGGTGACCTCTTCAATTAGCTTGTTTTGTGCGACTATCACAGGAACATTGAacaagatattcagtttactatcacataTGAAAAGCATCAACTCATCACAACTAATATGCTCTTACTTAAggatgtttggcatttttggtttataaatgacatgacatgtaatttattatcaaaatagttacagataaaaaaaaaaaatgtgttgaacAACTAATATGCTAATGTTTTGGCTTTAACTGATGATAGACAAGTGAACCAGAGCTTTTACGTTAGGATTGGCCCGATCCCATCCacagaagcattttttttttatggatttaTGGGCTATTCAAAGCCCAATCCACTTGCAATCCTTTGTATGCGCCAGATACGCAAACTGCCAAATACACCTTTTTACATTAAATTTTGATGGCTTaagttcaaaacaaatctaggcCCTTAGTTATTAAGCTTCTCAGGGTGGGAAATTGGCCCTAACTGGCCAAACATTCTCAGAGTGACGCAGGTTTGGTCCCACTTTCAGCCCGGTAAGTAAAAGAATTGATCAACTTCCCTAACTTAGGAAATGACTCCTATATCTTCTGATATTTAAGAGACTTGCAAGCACATTATGTGGGAGGAGATGTTTATTTATGACAATGAGCGTATTGAAGATACTGTGATTCCATTCCTTGTAGCCTCAGCTGATGATGGATTGGTGCTCTTCTGTAAGTACTAGTAAACCAGTGGAAGTGAGAGTCTTTGCCCCCTCTTCACTAAATCTGGTCCTTCTTGTCCTTATAAGGCAACCAGTGTTCAGATCCTAGCAGCCGCTGTCTCTCAGATCCTCTTATGGTCTTTCAAGGAGACTCCGAGTGTGTGGCGAtgaagaatgtgtgtgtataaatctATAGGGCAACCTTGTTTTATTAGCcagcatactgtatgtttaggtGACATAAAGGAGACTTCCAGAAGTTTAAGAGAGGCTTGATCAACAGCAGAGCACATTGTTTAATGCTGGGACTCAGATTTGAGGTCTaacatgatgaataagatgaatCACGTCTCATTATCTTGTGTGAATGCAGCCATTAACACCTCTCTGGACAGCCATTGTCTGTAAGATATAGTTAATATTGTGTAGAGctgactattttgataattgattcaaAATTCTCCAATTCCAGCATCTTaaaagtgaatattttctagttttgtctctcctctgtgacagtaaactgaatatctttgagttgtggactaaacaagacaattgaggacgtcatcttgggcatCTTGAcccctcgcagattttgatGTGGCCCGCATATCAACTTAGGTTCACAATCAATTTTGGCcccctagttgtgcgccaaaccagaAAGACGGGGAAATGTTCAAACTGCAATTACTTGACACTGAACCAGAGAGTTTGCATATTTAgacctgtgaaacaggttgtgaGGCGGCCGTGTggtagctgctttttaaaatgtattcattgttttgcttgatttgccaAACTCTACGATgactaaggaactttttttgctgactttttttaaggctttatgtcgaccaaactgaaTGTGAGATAGCTATACGAGACACacaataaaaaagtcaaagatcTTTACTTTTTTG from Sander vitreus isolate 19-12246 chromosome 19, sanVit1, whole genome shotgun sequence includes the following:
- the LOC144534207 gene encoding serine/threonine-protein phosphatase PP1-beta catalytic subunit; this encodes MAEGELDVDSLISRLLEVRGCRPGKIVQMTEAEVRGLCIKSREIFLSQPILLELEAPLKICGDIHGQYTDLLRLFEYGGFPPEANYLFLGDYVDRGKQSLETICLLLAYKIKYPENFFLLRGNHECASINRIYGFYDECKRRFNIKLWKTFTDCFNCLPIAAIVDEKIFCCHGGLSPDLQSMEQIRRIMRPTDVPDTGLLCDLLWSDPDKDVQGWGENDRGVSFTFGADVVSKFLNRHDLDLICRAHQVVEDGYEFFAKRQLVTLFSAPNYCGEFDNAGGMMSVDETLMCSFQILKPSEKKAKYQYGGMNSGRPITPPRTAQPPKKR